The Pedobacter ginsengisoli region GTTCGGTATTGCTTTTAATCTTTTTGGAAATAGAGATTACATTAGAGAAAGGAACTAATACAATATATCTGCCTGCAATTGAAAGGTCTGAACTTAAACGCGGACCTTTGGTTGAAATTGGCTCTTTAGCTATCTGAACCGGTAAAACAAGATTCTTGCTTACTACTTCTGATATTTTGCCTGCTTTGTTAATGTCTCCCTCTAGCTTGAAATTATCCAGTAAAGTGCCATTAACAGAGCCGTTACGCTTGATTTTAGTTAGCTTAATTAAAGACTGGACTTGAGGACCAAGATCAAAATAATGCAAAAATGCATCCTTTTCATAACCAACATCTACAAACGCAGCATTTAGACCCGGCATGATTTTTTTAATGCGGCCTAAATAAATGTCGCCAACGGCGTAATTGTTGTTGATCTGTTCTTTATGAAGTTCTACAAGTTGTTTGTCTTCAACTAAAGCTATGGTTACTCCCAGTGGAGAGGAATCTATAATTAATTCTTTTACCAAAAGCTACAGATTTTAAGGCATTAACTGCCTTATTAACACATGGACAAATAAAAAAATGATTGCAACGAAAAATAAGGCTAGGATCTAGTCGTAGCCTTATTTTATGTGCAACTCAATAAGAAAAATTATTTTTTCTTATGTCTGTTTTTTCTTAAACGTTTTTTGCGTTTGTGGGTAGCCATTTTATGTCTTTTTCTTTTTTTACCGCTTGGCATAGTCTTGAATTTTAAATATTTTTTTAATCTGTTTATTATTTTTTACTCTTTAGCTCTAATACCTTATCATCAATGAATTTAGATAATTTAGGATTGGCAGCTAGCTTTTTACTCTTCAGATAAGCATCAATAGCATCTTCGTTTTTGCCCAGGCTTTCATAAGCTGTGGCTAAATAGAAGTAAGCATCCGGAGTAGGCTTAATGGCAATAATGTTGTTAAATCTGGTTATGGCTTTGTCAAACTGGCCAGATTTAATCGCGAATGTACCTAAACTCATATTCGCTTTCAAATTCTTTGGGTCTTTTTTTACCACATCCATCAATAATGCAATACCCTTCATTGGCATTCCCATTCCATCAACAATGGTAATTCCTAAGCCGGTTTTAGCATCAGCACTGGCAGAGTCAATATTCATTGCATTAGTGTAAGCAGCATTTGCTCTTTGCAATAATGCAGGTTGTAGTATACTGTCTCTTGAACTGTCAAATGCCTTTAAAAAACGGTCTCCGGTTATTAGCCAGCTGTTTAAT contains the following coding sequences:
- a CDS encoding tetratricopeptide repeat protein; the encoded protein is MLNNIRSKQIIVIGAILLLGAFLFTRDIKGLVKPKEQTANVPAAGQMQSDIPQPISLEEVSASGKTLISPNFAAEITSLENAFKTATDKAAAAKVLAQKWNDVEQSAPSALYLEIVANQEKTLNSWLITGDRFLKAFDSSRDSILQPALLQRANAAYTNAMNIDSASADAKTGLGITIVDGMGMPMKGIALLMDVVKKDPKNLKANMSLGTFAIKSGQFDKAITRFNNIIAIKPTPDAYFYLATAYESLGKNEDAIDAYLKSKKLAANPKLSKFIDDKVLELKSKK